A region of the Gemmatimonadota bacterium genome:
ATCCCACTCATCCAGCAATTGCGCACGCAAAAAATCCAAATCAGATCCCGGCGGTCCCGAAGGCGGCCGTGCATCGTGGCGTGCGGCATTTGGCACCGCGCGCGGATATCCCGACCGGATGCGTCCTCGGCCACCAATAGTCCGGTGACAATCGTGCCATTCCTCTGCCAGATATTGAAACCACATATCCCCCGATTTCATAGTCACATGAACATCGCAATCAATCACGGCCGTCTTCTTTCGCCTTTCTATTTTTACCTCATCCATCAGCGTATCAGCCATCTCAGCCTCCTTAAAATTCACAATGCCATCTAAACTATAGAATTATAACCCATCACATTAGAGAACGCAAACCCGATATGCGCTGTATCTGCACCGTTCAAAAGATAGGACTTTATCTTTACAATATCAAATGTCCAATCCTTGACATCGAAGTGAATTTTAAATAAACTCTGATAATAGATATTGACAGTTTACTTATTCAGCCTGCTTGACAACATCACCAAGCCGATCAATCAGATAAACCGGTATGTAAATCACTTTTAGACCTGTAGATGTTGTGAGTTTCCCCGGCATATCGAGATTGACGAGAACGCCCAGATTGCTCCCATGCCGCGCAGCGTATTCTGACAGACCACCTGTATCCCGCGACCTTGTGACAAGTGACGCTTTGCACTCGATGGGTATGGTATCGCCCAATGCTGTGCGAAAAATAAAATCGACCTCGGAACTGTTAACGCCCTTTTTCCAACCCGTCAAATCCTGTCCCAATGCCACGAGTTCAGTCGCCAGCATATTCTCAATAATACCTCCAAGAGGCGCGCGCTGAGCGGCATCGAGACTTGAGAGAATATCAATACGCGGCAGCGCGGTCAGCCGCAGGTCATTGGCCAATCCCGGATCGTAAAGATAACGCTTGGGCGAAAAGCCCTGCTGCTCTGGGCGCGTGCCCTGGATATTGGACTTGTAAATCAGCTTCCACGACTCGAGCAACGCCAGAAAATCCGGTACTCTCCTGTAAAGAGCTGACGTCGTCCGAACCATCTGCGCGTACTTGCTTGGGCTACCGAGATTTGATGCCACACCGCGCAAACACTGATCGAATAAAGAGGCTTCGGTTGCCGAAAAAATTCTGGCAAAATCACTGCGATAGTCGAGATACAAATCCCGACGCAACTGCCGCCAATCCATCTGGTCAA
Encoded here:
- a CDS encoding AAA family ATPase encodes the protein MIKRDLEKRLIAYLSRRVEHPNVALLEGARQVGKTTLIESIRPKLDREILYLNLEEDNRAVHDLNSCRDFADFETYLATVYQFRGDGQRILCIDEAQESSVLGGFVRFMKEKWQHSPVILTGSSMSRIFGPETRFPVGRVTRFLLQPFSFREFLRCGKAEELLAFEDLFQIPLFLHERLLKYVQSYLDVGGLPAVASSFFDQMDWRQLRRDLYLDYRSDFARIFSATEASLFDQCLRGVASNLGSPSKYAQMVRTTSALYRRVPDFLALLESWKLIYKSNIQGTRPEQQGFSPKRYLYDPGLANDLRLTALPRIDILSSLDAAQRAPLGGIIENMLATELVALGQDLTGWKKGVNSSEVDFIFRTALGDTIPIECKASLVTRSRDTGGLSEYAARHGSNLGVLVNLDMPGKLTTSTGLKVIYIPVYLIDRLGDVVKQAE